From one Peredibacter starrii genomic stretch:
- a CDS encoding nicotinamide-nucleotide amidohydrolase family protein, whose product MKIGYLVIGSEVLDGKISDTNTKLLAEFLKISHLEIHQSMVARDEKTTILEALKVLFDKCDLVVTSGGLGPTKDDITKETLAEFFGAKISYSEKAHQVAETNYKRFDRPFPGKDHGYSYLPENFIPLNNATGFAPGFFTEQNGKFLFSAPGVPREFKSMLEEHLLKLISSKLDQSVVLGTVIVRTKKVPEEKIFGEVDPTLWDKLEKFGEVSSLPILMGVDIGVKIKAKSHSELAEKVSGVKAVIEASPIKSAVWSYGPESLEERIVTVANHKKIRFGFAESATGGLCSNRITNVSGSSQCFMGSIVCYDEKVKEHILGVSAKTLEECTAVSIKCAEEMAHGLKEKLSVDIAISITGFAGPGGGNDKFPVGSVCIGKAKNGHNSAESFHFKGDREILKQRFSQAALHVLLEELENFA is encoded by the coding sequence ATGAAGATTGGATATTTAGTTATTGGTAGTGAGGTCTTGGACGGCAAAATTTCGGATACGAATACCAAGCTGCTGGCCGAATTCCTCAAGATTTCACATCTCGAGATTCACCAATCCATGGTGGCAAGGGATGAAAAGACTACAATCCTCGAGGCCCTTAAAGTGCTGTTTGATAAATGTGATCTGGTTGTCACTTCGGGAGGTCTTGGGCCAACGAAAGATGACATCACCAAAGAAACACTCGCAGAATTTTTTGGTGCTAAAATTAGTTATTCAGAAAAGGCCCATCAAGTGGCCGAGACAAATTACAAACGTTTTGATCGCCCATTTCCTGGAAAAGATCATGGCTACAGTTATCTTCCAGAAAATTTTATTCCGCTTAATAATGCGACAGGATTCGCTCCGGGCTTTTTTACAGAGCAAAATGGCAAGTTCCTCTTTTCCGCTCCGGGAGTGCCACGAGAATTTAAGAGCATGCTGGAAGAGCATCTCCTTAAACTTATTTCGAGTAAGTTAGATCAATCTGTAGTTCTGGGAACGGTCATCGTTCGCACTAAAAAAGTTCCGGAAGAAAAAATTTTCGGTGAAGTTGATCCAACTCTTTGGGACAAGCTCGAAAAATTTGGTGAAGTGAGTTCACTTCCCATTCTCATGGGTGTTGATATTGGAGTTAAGATCAAGGCCAAAAGTCACAGTGAACTTGCGGAAAAAGTTTCTGGGGTCAAGGCCGTAATTGAAGCTTCTCCTATTAAGTCCGCGGTATGGAGTTATGGACCTGAATCCTTAGAAGAAAGAATTGTGACGGTGGCCAACCATAAAAAAATCCGTTTTGGTTTCGCAGAATCTGCGACCGGTGGACTATGCTCAAATCGCATCACCAATGTGTCCGGCAGCAGCCAATGCTTCATGGGTTCAATCGTTTGTTACGATGAAAAAGTAAAAGAGCATATTCTTGGAGTGAGTGCCAAGACCCTGGAAGAATGCACGGCCGTAAGTATTAAGTGTGCCGAAGAAATGGCCCACGGACTTAAAGAAAAACTCAGTGTCGATATCGCGATCTCTATTACTGGTTTTGCCGGTCCTGGCGGAGGAAACGATAAGTTCCCTGTCGGTTCAGTTTGTATTGGTAAGGCAAAGAATGGCCACAATTCTGCAGAATCATTCCACTTCAAAGGCGACCGAGAAATCCTTAAACAACGCTTCTCTCAAGCGGCCTTACATGTGCTCCTCGAGGAACTGGAAAACTTTGCCTAG
- a CDS encoding FHA domain-containing protein — protein MLAKLFRRKSVPTNDGELSGSVAPRLRFKKVFELQLTNMEDSPVYDLTHQLTIGSEIGNIVIADPSISPRHATFILQQEVISVIDHGSVSGTFVNGNKIPPGKYIILEESDVLKIGDLEIKIITKNISEEIEEVEEAIEETIADEPEEIDKKKFNVKKQAKVISIDAPNYATNSLVRLAAVIGDFLLAYSLLVVLQPFDEVRNFLDFIPSFALSLVDADWQGMWEAFIADYGFVGAMAEDAFAFFSNTLNPGPLVLMFMLVRLISTLIFGVSISELLLGVGSKGNILWRRIGGGLRVLVGMITGPFLVFDLPAVISRRTLKEFLTFTHTYLISKLWAVLGSIVILPLLLALALVAPLFQGFELPRAIEINERVDQRVKVKNQPESAATFTPVEDASQSLDLALTYNPDELVIIPHFKFHGVRNKIALKNGLQFYQKDQLATVGFEVFKNFDLKELLGIGMKGNVFLYDKFPQIYNFVYSAEDSNPAFKAKENQVTQLSFANEMIEFIKMSFALDAENALEKMQTETFFIKGLIDFKASFLSLLEYKDFDKIGFIKIGNTIFMKISFNKQRPFDLLMPLMKGEGRIFKVNFEKKENLEAVATKFYKYNLEKSNWNPDIKRGESEGMTALQVLDLFSTPKLKDIQPEKAQSLYGYYFETSSAILGHGDPVLVEVWKRNVSSLIQLLEALPAANTSESIQKLQQNFKDLLDALETKNMEYFGVSHSASV, from the coding sequence GTGTTAGCGAAGCTATTTAGACGAAAATCGGTGCCAACTAATGATGGCGAATTAAGCGGTTCAGTGGCCCCTCGTTTACGTTTTAAGAAGGTCTTCGAGCTTCAGCTGACTAACATGGAAGATTCGCCGGTCTATGATCTGACCCATCAGTTAACGATTGGTAGCGAGATCGGAAACATCGTTATTGCTGATCCTTCAATATCACCTCGTCACGCCACTTTCATTCTTCAACAAGAAGTTATTTCAGTTATCGATCATGGAAGTGTGAGTGGGACTTTTGTGAATGGAAACAAGATCCCGCCTGGAAAGTATATTATCCTGGAAGAAAGTGATGTCTTAAAAATTGGGGACCTCGAGATTAAAATCATCACCAAGAATATTTCTGAGGAAATTGAAGAGGTCGAGGAGGCGATTGAAGAAACGATCGCTGATGAACCCGAAGAAATTGATAAGAAAAAATTTAATGTAAAAAAGCAGGCGAAAGTCATTAGCATCGATGCACCAAACTACGCGACTAACAGTCTCGTTCGCTTGGCAGCGGTTATCGGTGATTTCCTTTTGGCCTACTCACTGCTCGTGGTACTTCAGCCATTCGATGAAGTGAGAAACTTTCTTGATTTCATTCCTTCCTTTGCTCTTTCTCTAGTGGATGCCGATTGGCAGGGCATGTGGGAGGCCTTTATTGCAGATTATGGCTTTGTTGGGGCCATGGCAGAAGATGCGTTCGCTTTCTTTTCCAACACTCTTAATCCAGGACCTTTGGTCCTAATGTTTATGCTGGTTCGTCTTATCAGCACCCTGATTTTTGGAGTTTCAATTTCTGAATTGTTATTGGGAGTTGGTTCAAAAGGAAATATTCTTTGGAGAAGAATTGGGGGAGGACTTCGCGTTCTAGTGGGAATGATCACAGGACCATTTCTTGTCTTTGATCTTCCGGCTGTGATCTCAAGAAGAACCCTAAAAGAATTTTTAACTTTCACGCACACTTATTTAATTTCAAAATTATGGGCCGTCTTAGGTTCTATTGTCATTTTGCCATTGCTGCTGGCCTTGGCCCTGGTGGCTCCACTGTTTCAGGGTTTTGAATTGCCAAGAGCAATTGAGATCAATGAAAGAGTCGATCAAAGAGTTAAAGTTAAGAACCAACCGGAGAGTGCAGCTACTTTCACTCCGGTGGAAGATGCAAGTCAATCACTTGATCTAGCGCTTACTTATAATCCGGATGAACTCGTCATTATTCCTCATTTTAAATTTCATGGCGTAAGAAATAAGATCGCGCTTAAGAATGGTTTACAGTTCTATCAGAAGGACCAGCTTGCGACAGTTGGTTTTGAAGTTTTCAAAAATTTTGATTTGAAAGAGCTTCTGGGAATTGGCATGAAGGGAAATGTGTTCCTTTATGATAAATTCCCACAAATCTATAACTTTGTTTACTCGGCCGAAGACAGTAATCCGGCCTTTAAGGCCAAGGAAAATCAGGTCACTCAGTTGTCATTCGCGAATGAAATGATTGAGTTCATTAAAATGTCTTTTGCCCTGGATGCAGAGAATGCGCTCGAGAAAATGCAGACCGAGACTTTTTTCATTAAAGGTCTAATTGATTTCAAGGCCTCGTTCTTGTCACTTCTGGAATATAAAGATTTCGACAAAATTGGATTCATTAAAATTGGTAACACGATCTTCATGAAGATCAGTTTCAATAAGCAGAGGCCCTTTGATCTATTGATGCCGCTCATGAAAGGTGAGGGACGAATCTTCAAAGTTAATTTTGAAAAGAAAGAAAACTTAGAAGCGGTGGCGACCAAGTTTTATAAATACAATTTAGAGAAGTCGAATTGGAACCCTGATATTAAACGTGGCGAATCCGAAGGTATGACCGCCCTCCAGGTCCTGGATCTGTTCTCTACACCGAAACTTAAAGATATCCAGCCAGAGAAGGCACAGTCTTTATATGGTTATTATTTTGAGACCTCTTCAGCGATTCTTGGTCACGGCGATCCGGTGCTGGTGGAGGTATGGAAGAGGAACGTGAGCTCGCTTATTCAGCTTTTAGAGGCCCTTCCGGCTGCTAACACAAGCGAGAGCATTCAGAAGCTTCAGCAGAACTTTAAAGACCTGTTAGATGCCTTAGAAACGAAGAATATGGAATACTTTGGGGTGTCTCATTCGGCGAGTGTTTAA
- a CDS encoding NAD(P)/FAD-dependent oxidoreductase, translated as MPKKYQFELPFDVDLEKFVKKTYPEIREYRTISKSLDARGAPRGKKPIFHYILDALVTSDDKFPEAEKFPKLQPLKQRPIIIGAGPGGLFCAVRLAEYGIPSIVIERGDDASKRMLHIAKFWRYGELDPETNVCYGEGGAGLFSDGKLITRIKSNLVQYVMEKFVDFGAPADTAYVSNPHLGSNKIRTIITQISNWLRAQGTELRYNTRVDEILTEGTKVIGVKLSTGEKLYSDHVVLATGHSAQDLYQHLADIKVAMKPKDFAIGVRVEHSRRYIDSLQHGKFCEAPEMGSARYRLSWHDKWTDRGVYSFCMCPGGYVLSSGTEKDGIVVNGMSNYARNSPWSNAALVVSVKSDRDLKSNDLMAGLKFQHEIEQKAFALSKKHATGRELPAMTIKEFMDGKLNDKPLPKTSSPSGIFKADIREIFPPFVIEHLKKGLSEFNKDLPGFIYEEGLLIAPETRTSAPLTILRDKKTLLSVSHQGLYPCGEGAGYAGGITSAAVDGVKCALSILEQESLLPR; from the coding sequence ATGCCTAAGAAGTATCAATTTGAGCTTCCCTTTGATGTGGATCTCGAAAAATTCGTGAAGAAAACTTACCCCGAAATTCGGGAGTACCGGACTATTTCAAAAAGTCTGGATGCTCGTGGAGCTCCTCGCGGGAAAAAGCCCATTTTCCACTACATTCTAGATGCCTTAGTGACTTCGGATGATAAATTTCCCGAGGCAGAAAAATTTCCTAAGCTACAACCTCTGAAACAAAGACCAATCATTATTGGTGCTGGCCCTGGCGGTTTGTTCTGTGCTGTTCGCCTTGCTGAGTATGGCATTCCTTCGATCGTGATTGAAAGAGGGGACGATGCTTCTAAACGTATGCTTCATATTGCAAAGTTTTGGCGTTATGGAGAATTAGATCCTGAAACCAACGTTTGTTATGGTGAAGGTGGAGCGGGGCTATTTTCAGACGGTAAACTCATTACACGCATTAAATCTAATCTCGTTCAATACGTGATGGAAAAGTTTGTCGACTTTGGTGCACCGGCCGATACCGCCTATGTTTCAAATCCTCACTTAGGCTCAAATAAAATCAGAACGATTATCACTCAGATTTCAAACTGGCTTCGCGCTCAGGGAACTGAGCTTCGTTACAATACTCGCGTAGATGAAATTCTCACTGAAGGTACGAAAGTCATCGGTGTGAAACTTTCAACTGGTGAGAAGCTTTATTCAGATCATGTGGTGCTTGCCACCGGTCACTCTGCTCAGGATCTTTATCAGCATCTGGCCGATATCAAAGTCGCCATGAAGCCTAAAGATTTCGCAATTGGTGTTCGAGTAGAACACTCACGTCGTTATATTGATTCACTTCAACACGGAAAATTTTGTGAAGCTCCGGAAATGGGCTCAGCTCGTTATCGTTTGAGCTGGCACGATAAATGGACCGATCGTGGTGTTTATAGTTTTTGTATGTGTCCGGGGGGCTATGTTCTATCAAGTGGTACAGAGAAGGATGGAATTGTTGTTAATGGCATGAGTAACTATGCCCGCAATTCTCCTTGGTCAAATGCCGCTTTGGTGGTTTCAGTTAAATCAGACAGAGATTTAAAATCAAATGATCTTATGGCCGGACTAAAATTTCAGCATGAGATTGAGCAGAAAGCTTTTGCTCTCTCGAAGAAGCACGCCACTGGAAGAGAGCTTCCGGCGATGACGATCAAAGAATTCATGGACGGGAAGCTTAACGATAAACCACTTCCAAAAACTTCTTCACCTTCAGGAATTTTCAAGGCCGACATCCGCGAAATCTTTCCTCCATTCGTAATTGAGCACTTAAAAAAAGGTCTTTCAGAATTTAATAAAGATCTTCCAGGCTTCATTTATGAGGAAGGTCTTTTAATTGCTCCTGAGACCAGAACGTCAGCACCTCTCACGATTCTGCGTGATAAGAAGACACTTCTTTCAGTTTCTCACCAAGGTCTTTATCCATGTGGAGAAGGCGCGGGATATGCCGGAGGGATTACCTCGGCAGCGGTGGATGGCGTGAAATGTGCTCTGAGTATTTTAGAACAAGAATCACTTCTCCCACGCTAG